The following are from one region of the Cytobacillus firmus genome:
- a CDS encoding CBO0543 family protein yields MHTVKHLKGSSSQPLPKRPSGIKAYIPAMLLASLLGTYLDLYFIGKGMYAFPIRPFSDIFTINILFTLAVLPILMISLLKIMESLRGRFRWMFVLAISIAMAAAEKMAESIGIFVHAENWHHLYTFIGYCLFIGLIAAFHGWMNGNR; encoded by the coding sequence ATGCATACTGTCAAACACTTGAAAGGCTCGAGCTCGCAGCCCTTGCCAAAAAGGCCGTCTGGAATTAAAGCCTATATACCGGCCATGCTGCTGGCATCGCTGTTAGGAACATATTTAGATTTGTATTTTATCGGGAAGGGGATGTATGCTTTCCCAATACGCCCATTCTCAGACATCTTTACGATCAATATTTTATTCACCCTGGCCGTCCTTCCGATTTTAATGATTTCTTTATTAAAAATAATGGAAAGCTTAAGGGGCCGGTTCCGGTGGATGTTTGTATTGGCCATCAGTATAGCGATGGCAGCTGCAGAAAAAATGGCAGAGAGTATCGGAATATTTGTTCATGCCGAAAACTGGCATCATCTTTATACCTTCATTGGCTACTGCCTATTTATTGGATTGATCGCTGCCTTTCATGGATGGATGAATGGAAATCGCTGA
- a CDS encoding GNAT family N-acetyltransferase, with the protein MNIIEQFGDVPKLETEHLVLRKITLDDAEEMYLYASNEEVTRYVTWDTHSSISDTIEFINSFLPKYDAPWGIELKENGKFIGTVHFVWWHPEHNSAEIGYVLSKEYWGKGLITEAARAIISFGFESMNLVRIQARCFLENKGSERVMEKLGMSFEGINRKVLYVKGEHKDLKMYSILKLIDNHCV; encoded by the coding sequence ATGAATATTATAGAACAATTTGGTGATGTGCCAAAACTAGAAACGGAACATCTCGTCCTTAGAAAAATCACATTAGATGATGCAGAAGAAATGTACTTATATGCTTCGAATGAAGAAGTAACAAGATATGTAACTTGGGATACTCATTCTTCAATATCCGATACAATTGAATTTATAAATTCATTTTTACCTAAATATGATGCTCCATGGGGGATTGAGCTTAAAGAAAATGGAAAATTTATAGGAACAGTTCATTTTGTTTGGTGGCATCCAGAACACAATAGTGCTGAAATTGGATATGTCCTATCTAAGGAATACTGGGGCAAAGGGTTAATTACCGAAGCAGCAAGGGCAATTATCTCTTTTGGTTTCGAAAGTATGAACTTAGTTCGCATTCAGGCGAGATGCTTTTTAGAAAACAAAGGATCAGAGCGTGTTATGGAAAAGTTAGGTATGTCTTTTGAAGGGATAAATAGAAAAGTTTTGTATGTTAAAGGGGAACATAAAGATTTAAAGATGTATTCCATTTTAAAATTAATTGATAACCATTGCGTCTAA